A single window of Paenibacillus sp. FSL H8-0537 DNA harbors:
- a CDS encoding nucleoside recognition domain-containing protein: protein MVNFIWLFLIVISVVVGAFNGKIDAVAGAAFTGAQAGVTISFGLISIMVFWLGMMRIAEDAGLLKKMAQLLGPIVRFLFPDVPKNHPALGYIMSNLSANLFGLGNAATPMGIKAMQELQKLNPDPAVATPAMCTLLALNTSSITLIPTTLIAIRMNYSSANPAEIVGTTLAATFIATAAAIVADRWYRSRQKPPIVKGPSQPLAPAAKPGAAAASGGGGGIA from the coding sequence ATGGTTAACTTTATTTGGCTGTTTTTAATTGTCATCAGCGTCGTCGTCGGCGCTTTTAATGGCAAAATTGATGCAGTAGCTGGAGCTGCATTCACAGGAGCGCAAGCTGGCGTGACGATCAGCTTCGGTCTGATCAGCATTATGGTGTTCTGGCTGGGCATGATGCGAATAGCGGAGGATGCAGGATTGTTGAAAAAGATGGCACAGCTGCTCGGCCCCATCGTTCGCTTCCTATTTCCGGATGTGCCCAAAAACCACCCGGCACTCGGCTATATTATGAGCAACCTGAGCGCCAACCTCTTCGGATTAGGCAACGCGGCAACGCCGATGGGCATTAAGGCGATGCAGGAGCTGCAGAAGCTAAACCCAGATCCGGCTGTCGCAACTCCAGCCATGTGTACGCTGCTCGCGTTAAATACATCCAGCATTACGCTGATTCCGACAACATTAATTGCAATTCGCATGAATTACAGCTCGGCGAATCCGGCGGAAATCGTTGGCACGACGCTCGCCGCTACGTTTATTGCTACCGCTGCGGCGATTGTGGCCGATCGCTGGTACCGGAGCAGGCAGAAGCCGCCTATTGTCAAAGGTCCGTCCCAGCCTCTTGCCCCAGCAGCCAAGCCGGGAGCAGCGGCAGCTTCGGGGGGAGGTGGCGGCATTGCTTGA
- a CDS encoding bifunctional 3,4-dihydroxy-2-butanone-4-phosphate synthase/GTP cyclohydrolase II, which yields MGQQDQPLEKSLFNTIEEALEDLLLGKPVIVVDDEDRENEGDLIALASMATPEVINFMITKARGLVCVPITAERAEQLELPPMVARNTDFHGTAFTVSVDHISTTTGISAHERSETVKSLIDPNTKAADFRKPGHIFPLIAKDGGVLRRAGHTEAGIDLALMCGSEPAAVICEVINEDGTMARLPDLVEFKREHDLKLITIQELIVYRNAKEKLVERVVEVNMPTDFGDFKAIGFTNDVDGKEHVAFVKGEIDPESPLLVRVHSECLTGDVFHSHRCDCGPQLAAALTQIEEAGNGVLLYMRQEGRGIGLINKLKAYVLQEQGLDTVDANLQLGFAPDLRDYGIGAQILRDLGIRKMRLLTNNPRKIKGLEGYGLEVTERVPIQMEANKDNDRYLRTKQAKLGHLFDFQDQNQEQQ from the coding sequence ATGGGACAGCAGGATCAGCCTTTGGAGAAATCATTGTTTAATACGATTGAGGAAGCGCTTGAGGATTTGCTGCTTGGCAAGCCCGTTATCGTTGTAGATGATGAGGATCGTGAAAATGAAGGCGACCTCATTGCGCTGGCCTCAATGGCGACGCCTGAAGTGATCAATTTTATGATTACGAAGGCGCGCGGGCTTGTGTGCGTTCCGATTACCGCAGAGCGGGCGGAGCAGCTTGAGCTGCCGCCGATGGTAGCGCGCAATACGGATTTTCATGGAACGGCATTTACCGTTTCCGTTGACCATATTTCCACAACGACCGGCATTTCTGCGCACGAGCGCTCCGAGACGGTCAAGTCGCTCATTGACCCGAATACGAAGGCGGCGGATTTCCGCAAGCCGGGCCACATTTTTCCGCTGATTGCGAAAGATGGCGGCGTGCTCAGACGGGCAGGCCACACAGAGGCGGGTATTGATCTGGCCTTAATGTGCGGCTCAGAGCCCGCAGCTGTCATTTGCGAAGTCATTAATGAAGACGGCACGATGGCCAGATTGCCGGATCTCGTTGAGTTTAAGCGTGAGCATGATCTCAAGCTTATTACAATTCAAGAGCTGATTGTATACCGCAATGCGAAGGAAAAGCTCGTTGAGCGTGTCGTTGAGGTTAATATGCCGACGGATTTCGGAGATTTTAAAGCGATTGGTTTTACGAATGATGTAGATGGCAAGGAGCATGTTGCTTTTGTAAAAGGCGAGATTGATCCGGAAAGCCCGCTGCTTGTGCGCGTGCACTCGGAATGCTTGACGGGCGATGTATTCCATTCGCATCGCTGTGATTGCGGACCGCAGCTTGCGGCAGCGCTGACGCAGATTGAGGAAGCGGGCAATGGCGTGCTGCTCTATATGCGCCAAGAAGGACGCGGAATCGGCCTAATCAACAAGCTAAAAGCTTATGTGCTTCAGGAGCAGGGGCTCGATACGGTCGATGCCAATTTGCAGCTTGGATTTGCGCCGGACTTGCGCGACTACGGCATTGGAGCACAAATTTTGCGCGATCTCGGCATTCGCAAAATGCGCCTGCTCACCAACAACCCGCGCAAAATTAAAGGGCTGGAAGGCTACGGGCTTGAAGTTACTGAGCGTGTGCCGATTCAAATGGAAGCGAATAAGGACAATGACCGTTATTTGCGGACCAAGCAAGCGAAGCTCGGCCATCTGTTTGATTTTCAGGATCAAAATCAAGAACAACAGTAA
- the ribE gene encoding 6,7-dimethyl-8-ribityllumazine synthase codes for MPHVYEGHLVSEGLRYGIVVGRFNEFIAGKLLSGALDAFKRHGALDNEVEVAWVPGAFEIPLIAQKMAESGKYDAVITLGAVIRGSTPHFDYVCNEAAKGVAAVGLKTGVPTIFGVLTVDSIEQAIERAGTKAGNKGYEAAASAIEMANLTKLLHN; via the coding sequence ATGCCACATGTATATGAGGGACATTTAGTATCTGAAGGCTTGCGTTACGGAATCGTTGTTGGAAGGTTTAATGAATTTATTGCTGGCAAGCTGCTTAGCGGAGCGCTTGATGCATTTAAACGCCATGGCGCATTGGATAACGAGGTTGAGGTTGCTTGGGTACCTGGAGCTTTTGAAATTCCGCTTATCGCGCAAAAGATGGCAGAGAGCGGCAAATACGATGCGGTTATTACGCTGGGCGCCGTTATTCGGGGGTCAACACCGCATTTTGACTACGTGTGCAACGAGGCGGCAAAAGGAGTGGCGGCTGTTGGCTTGAAAACGGGCGTACCGACGATTTTTGGCGTATTGACGGTTGATTCCATCGAGCAAGCGATTGAGCGTGCAGGAACAAAAGCTGGAAATAAAGGGTACGAAGCTGCAGCCAGTGCAATAGAGATGGCTAATTTAACAAAATTGCTGCATAATTAA
- a CDS encoding D-alanyl-D-alanine carboxypeptidase family protein has translation MISNVKIARISLLLGLAICLLGTSLPAPGYAAEPEPLSTHASASALIDVTSGRLLYSEDGDKPMLIASLTKIMTAIVAIEHGNLSGTVKTGKRAVGKEGSSIYLQLNEEMKLQDMLYGLMLRSGNDAATAIAEHVGGSEEGFVMLMNEKASFLGMTNSQFKNPHGLDEKGHYSSANDLAKLTAYALRNPVFAKIVSTPVKQVPNPHEQWQYKWVNKNKMLQMYDGADGVKTGYTKQALRCLVSSATRGGQQLAAVTLSDGDDWADHRHMLDWGFQHYPLSQIAGKGQALTGYPYAVGQTFSYPLTEEEKGQLTSRLIVVNTATTRYALGERGSLEWYMNGAKIGAVPIYDTGSSRLTLPERKKAEADAFFNDGLGKKNYLASAGEAIRALFK, from the coding sequence ATGATTAGCAATGTGAAAATAGCTCGTATATCGCTTTTGTTAGGTTTGGCGATCTGTTTGTTAGGGACAAGCCTGCCAGCGCCAGGCTACGCGGCTGAACCAGAACCGCTGAGCACACATGCATCAGCGTCGGCGCTGATTGATGTCACCTCGGGCAGATTGCTCTACAGTGAGGACGGAGACAAGCCGATGCTTATAGCCAGCTTAACCAAAATTATGACGGCAATTGTAGCGATAGAGCATGGCAATCTGTCAGGCACCGTCAAGACGGGCAAGCGGGCGGTAGGCAAGGAAGGCTCTTCGATTTACTTGCAGCTTAATGAAGAAATGAAATTGCAGGACATGCTATATGGCCTCATGCTGCGATCGGGAAATGACGCAGCAACCGCGATTGCAGAGCATGTCGGCGGTTCAGAGGAAGGCTTTGTTATGCTGATGAATGAAAAAGCGTCTTTTCTGGGAATGACAAACTCCCAATTTAAAAACCCTCATGGCCTTGATGAGAAGGGGCATTATTCCTCAGCTAACGATCTTGCTAAGCTGACCGCTTATGCGCTCCGCAATCCTGTATTCGCCAAAATTGTCAGTACACCCGTCAAGCAGGTCCCAAACCCGCATGAGCAGTGGCAATATAAATGGGTCAACAAAAATAAAATGCTCCAAATGTATGATGGCGCAGATGGCGTTAAGACTGGCTACACGAAACAGGCGCTGCGCTGCCTTGTCAGCTCCGCCACCCGAGGCGGTCAGCAGCTGGCAGCTGTCACGCTAAGCGATGGAGACGATTGGGCGGATCATCGCCATATGCTTGATTGGGGCTTTCAGCATTATCCGCTATCCCAAATAGCGGGCAAGGGACAGGCGCTCACCGGCTATCCTTATGCTGTAGGGCAAACCTTCAGCTACCCCCTAACGGAGGAGGAAAAAGGCCAGCTGACTTCACGGCTTATCGTTGTAAATACAGCAACGACGCGTTATGCATTAGGCGAAAGAGGATCGCTCGAGTGGTATATGAACGGGGCGAAAATAGGAGCTGTGCCTATCTATGATACGGGGAGCAGCAGACTTACGCTTCCGGAACGCAAAAAGGCTGAGGCGGATGCTTTTTTCAATGATGGATTGGGGAAGAAAAATTATTTGGCGTCGGCAGGCGAGGCTATTCGGGCTTTGTTTAAATGA
- a CDS encoding spore maturation protein, with protein MLDAFTRASAWLIPAIIVFIPLYAAFRKVPVYETFTEGAKDGFGTAIAIIPHLVGMMVAISMFRASGAMDFMIGVVRPLFDWLSIPSEVLPLAVLRPLTGAGSLAFTADLIQTYGPDSMIGRIASTIQGSTDTTLYVLTVYFGAIGIRKTKYALKVGLFSDLVGFLAAIFICMYIFG; from the coding sequence TTGCTTGACGCTTTTACCAGAGCATCGGCATGGCTGATACCTGCTATTATCGTATTTATTCCACTTTATGCGGCTTTTCGCAAAGTTCCCGTCTATGAGACATTTACTGAAGGTGCCAAGGATGGCTTTGGTACAGCAATTGCAATTATTCCCCATCTCGTCGGGATGATGGTCGCAATCAGCATGTTTCGTGCTTCGGGCGCGATGGATTTTATGATTGGCGTCGTTCGCCCGCTGTTCGATTGGCTCAGCATACCGAGCGAGGTATTGCCGCTTGCGGTGCTTAGGCCGTTGACTGGGGCAGGGTCGCTTGCTTTTACCGCAGATTTGATTCAAACCTATGGGCCGGATTCGATGATTGGGCGAATTGCTTCTACTATTCAAGGAAGCACGGATACGACGCTTTATGTGCTGACCGTTTATTTTGGAGCTATCGGAATTCGAAAAACCAAATATGCGCTTAAAGTGGGCTTGTTTTCCGATCTGGTCGGTTTTTTAGCAGCAATTTTCATTTGCATGTACATATTCGGTTAA
- the lysA gene encoding diaminopimelate decarboxylase translates to MYLHGTSKVNAQGHLEIGGCDVTELAKEYGTPLYIVDEALVRKRANEYVTAFQKSGLQFQVAYASKAFSTMAMCALAEQENLSLDVVSDGELHTALKAGFPAARIHFHGNNKSPDEINMALDAGIGCFVVDNSTELKVLNALAKDKGLTVKILLRITPGVEAHTHDYISTGQQDSKFGFDLTNGAAKLAIKEAMELSNLDVLGVHSHIGSQIFEVDGFKMAVEKMSAFAIEIRQDLGLTFQVINLGGGFGIRYVDGDSPLPVAQYVAAITDTLISSFTAAEFPLPEIWVEPGRSIVGDAGTTLYTVGTSKEIPGVRKYIAVDGGMMDNPRPALYQSVYEAVLANRANEASEETVTVAGKACESGDKLIIDLELPKANSGDLLAVFCTGAYNYSMASNYNRFRRPAVVFVKDGVSDLVVQRESLDNIVGNDLLPARLRKTALAK, encoded by the coding sequence ATGTACTTGCATGGAACGAGCAAAGTTAATGCTCAGGGGCATTTGGAAATCGGCGGCTGTGATGTAACGGAGCTGGCGAAAGAATATGGTACGCCGCTATATATTGTCGATGAGGCGCTAGTGCGAAAGCGCGCGAATGAATATGTGACCGCTTTTCAAAAATCTGGCCTGCAATTTCAAGTGGCCTATGCAAGCAAAGCATTCAGCACAATGGCAATGTGTGCGCTTGCCGAGCAGGAAAACCTGTCGCTTGACGTCGTTTCCGACGGAGAGCTGCACACGGCGCTGAAAGCGGGCTTCCCAGCAGCGCGCATTCACTTCCACGGCAACAATAAATCGCCGGATGAAATTAATATGGCGCTGGATGCAGGCATCGGCTGCTTCGTAGTAGACAATTCTACTGAGCTTAAAGTGCTTAATGCGCTGGCGAAGGACAAAGGCTTGACGGTTAAAATTTTGCTGCGGATTACGCCGGGTGTTGAGGCGCATACGCATGACTATATTTCCACGGGCCAACAAGATTCCAAGTTCGGCTTCGACTTGACGAATGGCGCGGCTAAACTGGCGATTAAGGAAGCGATGGAGCTGTCCAATCTGGATGTGCTTGGCGTTCATTCCCACATCGGCTCGCAAATTTTTGAAGTAGACGGCTTTAAGATGGCTGTTGAGAAAATGTCGGCGTTTGCAATTGAAATTCGCCAAGACCTTGGCTTGACGTTCCAGGTGATCAATCTTGGCGGCGGCTTCGGCATCCGTTATGTAGATGGAGATTCCCCGCTTCCAGTTGCTCAATACGTTGCAGCGATTACGGATACGCTCATTTCCAGCTTTACTGCAGCGGAATTCCCGCTTCCTGAAATTTGGGTTGAGCCGGGCCGCAGCATCGTTGGCGATGCAGGCACAACGCTTTATACAGTTGGAACTAGCAAGGAAATTCCAGGCGTGCGCAAATATATCGCTGTAGATGGCGGCATGATGGATAACCCGCGTCCGGCGCTTTATCAATCCGTTTATGAAGCGGTGCTTGCAAATCGTGCGAACGAGGCAAGCGAAGAGACGGTTACCGTAGCGGGCAAAGCCTGCGAAAGCGGCGACAAGCTCATTATTGATTTGGAATTGCCGAAAGCAAACAGCGGCGATCTGCTTGCAGTATTTTGCACAGGCGCTTATAATTATTCGATGGCGAGCAACTACAACCGTTTCCGCCGTCCAGCTGTCGTATTCGTAAAAGACGGCGTGTCTGATCTCGTCGTTCAGCGCGAATCTTTGGACAATATTGTCGGCAATGACTTGCTTCCGGCAAGACTTCGCAAAACAGCCCTTGCGAAATAA
- the ytfJ gene encoding GerW family sporulation protein, translating into MKEHPIQGLMQTAMENIKEMVDVNTIVGDPVQTPDGSIIMPISKVGFGFVAGGSDMRFSGDSSTSSSSSDDSHNASVVSPFGGGSGGGVSITPIAFLVVGTQGVKIVPLDNNTHLLERIIDSTPYVFDKVQSMMRSSSSGTSQLAGTNMNAGYMSTTDSTVI; encoded by the coding sequence GTGAAAGAGCATCCAATACAAGGCCTTATGCAGACAGCAATGGAAAATATTAAAGAAATGGTCGACGTCAACACAATTGTAGGTGACCCCGTACAAACGCCGGACGGCAGCATTATTATGCCGATAAGCAAGGTCGGATTTGGATTTGTTGCAGGCGGCAGCGATATGCGGTTTAGCGGTGACAGCTCGACCTCGTCCAGCAGCTCAGATGACAGCCACAATGCTTCAGTAGTATCCCCATTTGGCGGAGGAAGCGGGGGCGGCGTATCGATCACGCCTATTGCCTTCCTCGTTGTTGGCACACAAGGCGTCAAAATCGTGCCGCTCGACAATAACACGCATCTGTTGGAACGAATTATTGATTCGACGCCGTATGTATTCGATAAGGTGCAATCCATGATGCGCAGCTCGTCCAGTGGCACGAGCCAATTAGCAGGCACCAATATGAATGCAGGCTATATGAGTACAACGGACTCAACCGTTATTTAA
- a CDS encoding segregation/condensation protein A: MSVLYKLESFEGPLDLLLHLIDKAEIDIHEVSINEITDQYMDYLNAMTEMELEVTSEFLVMAATLLAIKSRQLLPKPPVFEEEYEDWPDDGLDPRDELIQKLVEYRKFKQIAEQLREKETQRSLVFSREPEDMTPFLQEQDINPLEGLHVSDLVAAFQRALKKAARRQFVATVQRDEISVKDRIRDIVEVLRQYETVQFSKLIRENMDKHEIVVTFLAILELMKMKHIRCFQHQLFDDIVIHWRGDAEDSGLSEVEVDY; this comes from the coding sequence GTGTCAGTGCTTTACAAGCTGGAATCTTTCGAAGGGCCTCTGGATCTGCTGCTGCATTTGATTGATAAAGCAGAAATCGATATTCATGAGGTATCAATCAACGAGATTACAGATCAGTATATGGACTATTTGAACGCAATGACGGAGATGGAGCTTGAGGTGACCAGCGAGTTTCTGGTGATGGCGGCTACGCTGCTGGCCATTAAGAGCAGGCAGCTGCTGCCGAAGCCGCCCGTGTTTGAGGAAGAGTATGAGGATTGGCCGGATGATGGCCTTGATCCTCGCGATGAGCTCATTCAGAAGCTCGTTGAATATCGCAAATTCAAGCAAATTGCCGAGCAGCTGCGCGAGAAGGAAACGCAGCGGAGCCTCGTTTTTTCGCGTGAGCCGGAGGACATGACCCCCTTTTTGCAGGAGCAGGACATTAACCCGCTTGAGGGCTTGCATGTGTCTGATCTGGTAGCGGCTTTTCAGCGTGCGCTCAAAAAGGCGGCGAGGCGCCAATTTGTGGCGACTGTGCAGCGGGACGAAATATCCGTAAAGGATCGGATTCGCGACATTGTTGAGGTGCTGCGGCAGTATGAGACGGTGCAGTTTTCAAAGCTGATTCGTGAAAATATGGACAAGCATGAAATCGTCGTAACGTTTTTGGCGATTTTGGAGTTGATGAAGATGAAGCATATTCGTTGTTTTCAGCATCAGCTGTTTGATGATATTGTGATTCATTGGAGAGGGGATGCGGAGGACAGTGGATTATCAGAAGTTGAAGTCGATTATTGA
- a CDS encoding DUF2953 domain-containing protein yields MPGNLYGLMTAAGLFFLFLVLLALASPVRVYGKLRRKGDLDHIDVRIVGLYGLLHYKVKIPQMKLQGATIRLHEQISTKQAGVEHSKELQGKIDAENVQRFIEKLKHALEVTDNLRGWVKQLLKKVQLTEWKWSTTVGVGDAMWTAMTTGAVWSIKTTMLGVISQFVLLKADPVLQVQPTYQGTYFQTEWQCTAKLSMFHAVRSGLALKRRLKKGSQGIQVWHHILFE; encoded by the coding sequence ATGCCCGGAAACCTTTACGGCTTGATGACGGCGGCAGGTCTCTTTTTTTTGTTCTTAGTGCTGCTTGCCCTTGCTTCGCCGGTACGCGTATATGGAAAGCTTAGAAGGAAGGGCGACCTTGACCATATCGATGTGCGAATTGTAGGGCTGTATGGACTGCTGCATTATAAGGTGAAGATTCCGCAAATGAAATTGCAGGGAGCCACAATCCGGCTGCATGAGCAAATAAGCACCAAGCAGGCGGGCGTGGAGCATTCCAAGGAGCTGCAGGGGAAAATTGACGCCGAAAATGTACAGCGGTTTATTGAAAAACTGAAGCATGCGCTGGAAGTAACCGATAATTTGCGAGGCTGGGTCAAGCAGCTGCTGAAAAAGGTGCAATTGACCGAATGGAAATGGTCGACAACGGTAGGCGTTGGGGACGCGATGTGGACGGCCATGACGACTGGGGCTGTGTGGTCGATTAAAACGACGATGCTGGGCGTCATATCACAGTTCGTATTGCTTAAAGCCGATCCGGTGCTCCAGGTGCAGCCGACGTACCAAGGGACTTATTTTCAGACAGAATGGCAATGTACGGCCAAGCTTAGCATGTTCCATGCGGTGAGATCAGGCTTGGCCTTGAAGCGGCGGCTCAAAAAAGGGTCGCAAGGCATTCAGGTGTGGCACCATATTTTGTTTGAATAA
- a CDS encoding peptidylprolyl isomerase has translation MAKQAKITMANGAEVIIDLFDQDAPNTVANFEKLANDGFYNGLTFHRVIPGFVAQGGCPTGNGTGGPGYTINCEINPNKHERGSLAMAHAGRNTGGSQFYIGYAPQPHLDGGHTVFGKVAKGMEHVDTFRQGEKMEKVEIVTV, from the coding sequence ATGGCAAAACAAGCGAAAATTACAATGGCAAACGGAGCAGAGGTTATTATTGACCTTTTTGATCAAGATGCGCCTAACACAGTTGCAAACTTTGAGAAGCTTGCAAACGATGGTTTTTATAATGGTTTGACTTTCCACCGCGTAATCCCGGGCTTCGTTGCTCAAGGCGGTTGTCCTACTGGAAATGGTACAGGCGGTCCTGGCTACACGATCAACTGTGAGATCAACCCAAACAAGCATGAGCGCGGTTCCCTTGCAATGGCACATGCTGGACGCAACACAGGCGGAAGCCAATTCTACATCGGCTATGCTCCACAGCCGCATCTGGATGGCGGACACACTGTATTTGGCAAAGTAGCTAAAGGCATGGAGCATGTTGACACGTTCCGCCAAGGCGAAAAAATGGAAAAAGTTGAAATTGTAACGGTTTAA
- the scpB gene encoding SMC-Scp complex subunit ScpB: MDYQKLKSIIEGLLFMAGDEGLTKRQIADIMQFDAELAADLVYELHRDLAREERGVQVTEVAGAYRLTTHPDHAAYFERMAYTPTRSQLSQAALETLSIVAYRQPITRIDIEEIRGVKTDRAIQSLVSKDLIEEVGRAEAIGRPILYGTTKAFLDYFGLSSIKALPEPKHIDVEDALEEQTQMLFERIGERQMTIDEIPPN, from the coding sequence GTGGATTATCAGAAGTTGAAGTCGATTATTGAGGGCCTGCTGTTCATGGCAGGCGATGAAGGGCTGACGAAGCGGCAAATTGCAGATATTATGCAGTTTGATGCCGAGCTTGCTGCCGATTTGGTGTATGAGCTGCATCGGGATCTTGCTCGGGAGGAGCGAGGCGTTCAGGTAACGGAGGTTGCCGGTGCTTATCGATTGACGACGCATCCAGATCACGCCGCTTATTTTGAGCGGATGGCCTATACGCCAACACGTTCTCAGCTGTCGCAAGCAGCGCTGGAGACATTATCAATCGTTGCTTACCGCCAGCCGATTACCCGTATTGATATCGAGGAAATTCGCGGTGTCAAAACCGATAGAGCGATTCAGTCACTCGTCTCCAAAGATTTAATTGAAGAGGTGGGCCGCGCGGAAGCAATTGGACGTCCTATTTTGTATGGCACGACCAAAGCGTTTCTCGATTATTTCGGCTTGTCCAGCATTAAAGCTTTGCCAGAGCCGAAGCATATCGATGTGGAAGACGCCCTTGAAGAACAGACACAAATGCTGTTTGAACGCATCGGCGAGCGGCAAATGACGATTGACGAGATTCCACCGAATTAA
- the ribE gene encoding riboflavin synthase yields MFTGLIEEVGKLKRVVKQGEAMVVTIAASRVLEGVALGDSIAVNGVCLTVISFTGSTFDADVMPETYRRSNLHQLKPGEQVNLERAMLAGGRFGGHMVQGHIDGTGVIAKRATDANAVIFSIKLNDAATLKYVIPKGSIAIDGISLTVVSTNDSGFSVSVIPHTLGETALLDKRIGDSVNIECDMIGKYVEHLLHFKPAREAGATSGSKAGTASGAKLSTAFLSENGFM; encoded by the coding sequence GTGTTTACGGGTCTGATTGAAGAAGTCGGCAAGCTGAAGCGGGTGGTCAAGCAGGGCGAGGCTATGGTAGTGACGATTGCCGCCTCCCGCGTCCTCGAAGGTGTGGCGCTGGGCGACAGCATAGCCGTAAACGGCGTTTGTCTGACGGTCATCTCCTTTACAGGCAGCACCTTTGACGCTGATGTAATGCCGGAGACATACCGGCGCTCCAATCTTCACCAGCTAAAGCCTGGTGAACAGGTCAATCTGGAGCGCGCGATGCTGGCTGGAGGGCGCTTTGGCGGTCATATGGTGCAGGGGCATATTGACGGCACAGGCGTCATTGCAAAAAGGGCAACCGACGCCAATGCTGTTATATTCAGCATTAAGCTGAACGATGCGGCAACGCTGAAATATGTCATTCCGAAAGGTTCGATCGCCATTGACGGCATCAGCCTAACGGTTGTTAGCACGAATGATTCGGGCTTCTCGGTGTCCGTCATCCCGCATACGCTTGGCGAAACGGCTTTGCTGGATAAGCGCATAGGCGATTCCGTTAATATCGAATGCGATATGATTGGCAAATATGTGGAGCATTTGCTGCATTTCAAGCCAGCTCGCGAGGCTGGAGCGACTTCCGGCAGCAAAGCTGGCACGGCAAGCGGAGCGAAGCTGAGCACTGCTTTTTTAAGTGAAAATGGATTTATGTAA
- the ribD gene encoding bifunctional diaminohydroxyphosphoribosylaminopyrimidine deaminase/5-amino-6-(5-phosphoribosylamino)uracil reductase RibD, which translates to MDILNDSYYMSLALDMAEKAAGQTDINPIVGCVVVKEGRIIGIGTHLKRGTGHAEVHALQMAGEEAEGATAYVTLEPCSHFGKTPPCCERLIDAKVARVVVATTDPNPQVAGRGLERLKECGIEVEVGLLGERSNQMNEKFNKYITTKLPFVTLKTASTLDGKIASRTGDSRWVTGSAAREQVHTLRHQHMGIMVGISTVLADDPQLTTRADVPALHPARIVIDSSLKLPLTARVVTDRTARTIVIATEQADDAKAQELLAAGVELIRAGSGEQVDLPEAMRKLGELVIGSILLEGGGKLNGAMLTAGLIDKIMIYMATKIIGGAAAPGTFDFEGFEKMAQAIELERTQVEQAGTDICISGYPVYRHV; encoded by the coding sequence ATGGATATTTTGAATGACAGTTATTATATGAGCTTAGCACTGGATATGGCAGAGAAGGCGGCTGGACAGACGGATATTAATCCAATCGTCGGCTGCGTCGTTGTAAAGGAAGGCCGAATTATCGGCATTGGTACGCATCTCAAGCGGGGAACCGGGCATGCTGAGGTGCATGCGCTGCAAATGGCGGGCGAAGAAGCGGAAGGCGCTACCGCGTATGTAACGCTGGAGCCGTGCAGCCATTTTGGCAAGACGCCGCCTTGCTGCGAGCGGCTTATTGATGCCAAGGTGGCAAGGGTAGTCGTTGCAACGACCGATCCGAACCCACAGGTAGCTGGGCGGGGGCTTGAACGGCTGAAGGAATGCGGCATTGAGGTTGAGGTGGGCCTTCTAGGGGAACGTTCCAACCAAATGAATGAAAAATTTAATAAATACATTACGACGAAGCTGCCGTTTGTCACCCTTAAGACAGCGAGCACGCTCGATGGCAAAATTGCTTCCCGCACCGGCGACAGCAGATGGGTAACGGGCAGTGCTGCAAGGGAGCAGGTGCATACGCTGCGCCATCAGCATATGGGTATCATGGTCGGTATCAGCACCGTTCTGGCAGACGATCCGCAGCTCACGACAAGAGCAGACGTACCGGCGCTGCATCCGGCGCGGATTGTCATCGACAGCAGCCTGAAGCTGCCGCTCACCGCGCGCGTGGTCACGGATCGGACAGCAAGAACGATCGTCATTGCGACTGAGCAGGCGGATGACGCCAAGGCGCAGGAGCTGCTGGCTGCTGGCGTCGAGCTCATTCGGGCAGGCTCCGGAGAGCAGGTTGATTTGCCGGAAGCGATGAGAAAGCTTGGCGAGCTGGTAATAGGGTCGATTTTGCTGGAAGGCGGAGGCAAGCTCAATGGCGCAATGCTAACAGCAGGACTCATCGATAAAATTATGATTTACATGGCTACCAAAATCATTGGCGGAGCAGCAGCTCCCGGCACCTTTGATTTTGAAGGCTTTGAAAAAATGGCGCAGGCTATTGAACTGGAGCGCACGCAGGTGGAGCAAGCGGGGACTGATATTTGCATAAGCGGCTACCCGGTCTACCGTCATGTTTAG